Proteins from a single region of Corynebacterium casei LMG S-19264:
- a CDS encoding FAD-binding and (Fe-S)-binding domain-containing protein yields the protein MTTASPDASHSQPDHHDHHEHTHGTGVHSALESQVLESLRAVIADDDVRTRLIDRVAYASDASHYYNVPKAVIVATDITEVAHAFKVAADHDLSVTLRSGGTSLSGQASGDGLLVDVRRGFRNMSVQDNGRIIRVQPGMTVAQVNARLALYNRKLGPDPASESAATIGGVVNNNSSGMACGTEFNTYQTLRGLTLVLPSGTIIDTSADDADAKLYALEPKLAEKLLQLQRRVKDNPESVEIIQRHFAIKNTMGYGLNSFLDFEGPAKILEHLVVGSEGTLAFVAEAIFETIPVAKLATTTVAVFADLHGATSALPDLVGTGAATLELMDAASIKVGQSFDDAPQSILGFDVDKQAALLIEYHAQTADELAEREHIGQKLLGDLELFKPSAFSTQTADRNSAWQFRKGLYAKVAKARPSGTTALLEDVAVPVERLANTCAGLQELFDSNGYEEAVIFGHAKDGNIHFLLTDRFEGEDNLKRYNSFTDDMVDLILSAEGNLKAEHGTGRAMAPFVRRQYGDELYEVMQELKQAIDPRGILNPGVILDEDPTAHISNVKLNPTVEEEIDTCVECGYCEPVCPSKDLTLTPRQRIVVRRARAKAEGQGDYATVAELDKDYEYMGKQTCAVDSMCLRACPVGIDTGKFIKRLRREDSNTVEQSVWKTAAQGWSTVNLGASVALSGAHRLPTSLVKAVTDVGRKLVGTETLPQYQPELPSGGSRRSKLGSIVGDKTAEVQAVYVPACVNAMFGAQKGGIGVTESFIRLAERAGVALSVPEGIDSLCCGTPWTSKGMAKGHEVMQERVRTVLADSTQGGTLPVIVDASSCTEGFIAMLKDTGITVVDSIAFTAEHLVGNLQVTKQQDSVTIHPTCSAQHLGLMPAIEAVANAAAKDVDIPLSWGCCGYAGDRGMLHPELTASATAREASEVKGIDGEHHVSTNRTCELGMTRATGKPYRHVLEVLELATR from the coding sequence ATGACTACTGCGTCCCCAGATGCTTCACATTCTCAGCCTGACCATCACGACCATCACGAGCACACCCATGGCACTGGGGTGCACAGCGCCCTGGAATCCCAAGTTCTGGAAAGTCTGCGTGCTGTCATCGCGGATGATGATGTGCGCACGCGCCTAATTGACCGGGTGGCTTATGCCAGCGACGCCTCGCACTATTACAACGTGCCCAAAGCTGTCATTGTGGCAACCGATATCACGGAAGTCGCCCATGCCTTCAAGGTGGCTGCGGATCATGATTTGTCGGTGACGTTGCGTTCTGGTGGCACATCGTTGTCGGGTCAGGCTTCCGGCGATGGGTTGTTGGTGGATGTGCGACGCGGGTTTAGAAATATGAGCGTGCAAGATAATGGTCGCATCATTCGGGTGCAGCCGGGGATGACCGTGGCGCAGGTCAATGCGCGTTTGGCGTTGTATAACCGCAAGCTTGGCCCGGACCCAGCGAGTGAGTCGGCCGCGACCATCGGCGGGGTGGTCAATAATAATTCTTCTGGCATGGCGTGCGGTACGGAATTCAATACCTATCAAACCTTGCGCGGGCTAACTTTAGTCCTGCCATCGGGCACCATCATTGACACCAGTGCGGATGATGCAGATGCCAAGCTTTATGCGCTTGAGCCGAAGCTGGCCGAAAAGCTGCTGCAGTTGCAGCGCAGAGTTAAAGACAACCCAGAGTCGGTAGAGATTATTCAGCGGCACTTCGCCATCAAAAACACCATGGGCTATGGCTTGAATTCCTTCCTCGATTTCGAAGGCCCGGCCAAGATCTTGGAGCACCTCGTGGTGGGCTCCGAAGGCACCTTGGCGTTTGTGGCGGAAGCCATCTTTGAAACCATCCCAGTGGCAAAGCTTGCCACCACAACGGTGGCGGTATTCGCCGACCTGCACGGCGCGACCTCGGCATTGCCGGACTTGGTGGGCACGGGCGCTGCTACGTTGGAACTCATGGATGCAGCATCCATCAAGGTCGGGCAGAGCTTTGATGATGCGCCGCAGTCCATTCTGGGTTTTGATGTGGATAAACAAGCAGCGTTGCTCATTGAATACCATGCCCAAACAGCAGATGAGCTGGCTGAGCGTGAGCACATTGGACAAAAGCTACTGGGGGACTTGGAATTGTTTAAGCCCTCGGCATTTTCCACCCAGACTGCCGACCGCAACAGCGCATGGCAGTTTCGCAAAGGCCTGTATGCCAAGGTGGCCAAAGCCCGCCCGTCAGGTACCACAGCATTGTTGGAAGATGTCGCCGTTCCAGTAGAACGCCTGGCCAATACGTGTGCAGGATTGCAAGAGCTTTTCGACTCCAATGGCTATGAAGAAGCCGTCATCTTCGGCCACGCTAAAGACGGCAATATCCACTTCCTCCTCACCGACCGTTTCGAAGGCGAAGACAATCTCAAACGCTACAACAGCTTCACCGATGACATGGTGGACCTCATATTGTCCGCAGAAGGAAATCTCAAAGCTGAGCACGGCACGGGACGTGCGATGGCACCCTTTGTGCGCCGTCAATACGGCGATGAACTCTATGAAGTGATGCAGGAGCTCAAACAAGCTATTGACCCGCGCGGGATCCTAAACCCCGGAGTCATCCTAGATGAAGACCCCACCGCGCACATTAGCAATGTGAAGCTCAACCCCACGGTGGAAGAAGAGATTGATACCTGCGTCGAATGCGGCTACTGCGAACCGGTCTGTCCTTCCAAGGATCTAACGCTGACCCCACGCCAGCGCATCGTGGTGCGCCGGGCGCGCGCTAAAGCTGAGGGGCAAGGCGACTATGCCACAGTCGCCGAATTGGATAAGGACTACGAGTACATGGGCAAACAGACTTGTGCCGTGGATTCGATGTGCCTGCGCGCCTGCCCGGTGGGCATTGACACCGGTAAATTCATCAAACGCCTGCGCCGCGAGGATTCCAACACGGTTGAACAAAGCGTTTGGAAGACTGCTGCCCAAGGCTGGTCCACGGTCAACTTGGGTGCCTCCGTTGCACTTAGCGGCGCGCACCGCCTACCCACTAGCCTGGTCAAAGCAGTCACAGATGTTGGCCGCAAGCTAGTTGGCACAGAAACCTTGCCACAGTATCAACCCGAATTGCCTAGTGGTGGCAGTCGGCGCTCGAAACTAGGCAGTATAGTCGGGGATAAGACCGCCGAGGTCCAAGCAGTGTACGTGCCGGCGTGTGTTAATGCCATGTTCGGCGCGCAAAAGGGTGGCATCGGTGTCACCGAGTCCTTTATCCGCCTTGCCGAGCGCGCCGGGGTGGCTCTTTCCGTGCCAGAGGGCATTGATTCGCTGTGCTGCGGCACGCCATGGACATCCAAGGGCATGGCAAAAGGCCATGAGGTGATGCAGGAAAGAGTGCGCACAGTGCTTGCCGATTCCACCCAGGGCGGCACACTGCCCGTCATCGTGGATGCGTCGAGCTGTACGGAGGGCTTTATTGCGATGCTGAAAGACACTGGTATCACCGTGGTGGATTCCATTGCTTTCACAGCGGAGCACCTGGTGGGCAATTTGCAGGTGACTAAGCAACAGGATTCGGTGACTATTCACCCGACCTGTTCAGCACAGCACTTGGGTTTGATGCCGGCGATTGAAGCAGTAGCGAATGCGGCTGCTAAGGACGTGGACATTCCACTTAGTTGGGGTTGCTGTGGCTATGCGGGAGACCGCGGCATGCTGCACCCGGAACTTACCGCGAGCGCTACCGCGCGCGAGGCTTCAGAGGTCAAAGGAATTGACGGTGAGCACCACGTGTCAACCAACCGCACCTGTGAGCTGGGAATGACCCGTGCCACCGGCAAACCTTACCGCCACGTGTTGGAGGTTTTGGAGCTAGCTACGCGCTAG
- a CDS encoding DUF2249 domain-containing protein codes for MDLGLTEANTVKDIPTLQANLIPHAIRHGAIHGALGTRQVGESLILVAPHNPVPLLKEVEAREERFELEYLKEEPKEYHIKFTRIS; via the coding sequence ATGGATCTCGGTCTCACTGAAGCCAACACAGTCAAGGACATCCCTACCCTGCAGGCAAACCTCATCCCGCACGCAATTCGCCACGGCGCAATCCACGGCGCGCTGGGAACTCGCCAAGTTGGAGAGTCCCTCATTCTGGTGGCTCCTCACAACCCGGTCCCACTTCTGAAAGAGGTTGAGGCTCGTGAAGAAAGGTTTGAGCTGGAATACCTCAAGGAAGAACCAAAGGAATACCACATCAAGTTCACCCGGATCTCCTAA
- a CDS encoding helix-turn-helix domain-containing protein, translated as MDAVFAAPPSTTRLFPESLSLSAKQREVLDTLNGYPNGTGAAEISTVLGVHVNTVRGHLEELEEQGLVRVSSAPSGGRGRPTLVFQVRMPDVVGVAQEYLCLIKILVEAMEPEGEITREDHARARDIGRRWAQEVPSQLGDTDGHDNAIASLLMLFRQMGPDPLKQRAPHPVEESTAGTVIQLNACPLVKAGSQPSQFICAVHEAYLRETLDEQLKGKIRLTLFPRSARASCDIVAIPCSAHQCSTGVSTSAPSASA; from the coding sequence ATGGACGCAGTATTTGCAGCACCGCCTTCAACCACTCGCTTATTCCCCGAATCACTCAGTCTCTCCGCTAAACAGCGTGAGGTTCTTGACACCCTCAACGGTTACCCCAATGGCACTGGCGCTGCCGAAATCTCCACTGTCTTGGGCGTGCATGTCAATACCGTGCGCGGACACTTGGAAGAACTCGAGGAACAAGGTTTGGTCCGCGTTTCTTCCGCTCCCAGCGGTGGACGCGGCCGCCCCACCCTGGTCTTCCAAGTTCGTATGCCTGATGTAGTCGGCGTCGCACAAGAGTATCTATGCCTCATCAAGATCCTGGTCGAAGCCATGGAGCCGGAAGGCGAAATAACTCGAGAGGACCATGCGCGTGCCCGTGATATCGGGCGCCGCTGGGCACAGGAAGTACCTTCCCAGTTGGGTGATACTGATGGCCATGACAATGCCATCGCCTCCCTGCTCATGCTCTTTCGGCAGATGGGGCCTGATCCGCTCAAGCAGCGTGCCCCGCACCCGGTAGAGGAATCCACCGCAGGCACGGTCATTCAGCTCAATGCCTGCCCTCTGGTCAAAGCAGGCTCACAGCCTTCGCAGTTTATTTGCGCTGTGCACGAGGCTTACCTGCGTGAGACTCTAGATGAGCAGCTCAAGGGCAAGATCCGTTTGACGCTGTTTCCGCGCAGCGCCCGCGCATCCTGCGATATTGTCGCGATACCCTGCTCTGCTCACCAGTGCTCCACAGGGGTATCTACTAGCGCGCCATCTGCTAGCGCGTAG
- the mobA gene encoding molybdenum cofactor guanylyltransferase, which translates to MGRKKLGRAEKSTLAAIIVAGGQGTRMGGVDKASVEVHGVRLVDRLIAQLPIDTDYVVVSPRELGLPATCEQPPSGGPVAGIHAGYEYLILDHPDIEYLAILPVDAPDSPHILPPLVEAMRADASAGVALIRSQDGSLQNLCALWRTDALTHAFKELGSPRNQSVRRLLAHAGRIIAVPGTGQERDYDTRKEADDYASSATVNLTRAQFG; encoded by the coding sequence ATGGGACGAAAAAAATTGGGACGCGCTGAAAAAAGCACATTAGCCGCAATCATCGTTGCCGGTGGCCAAGGCACCCGCATGGGTGGGGTTGATAAGGCCAGTGTGGAAGTCCACGGTGTGCGCTTAGTAGACCGCCTCATCGCCCAGTTACCCATAGATACAGATTATGTGGTGGTCTCCCCGCGCGAACTGGGACTTCCCGCAACTTGTGAGCAGCCACCTTCTGGCGGGCCGGTCGCAGGAATCCACGCGGGATATGAATACCTTATTTTGGACCACCCCGACATTGAGTATCTCGCCATCCTTCCCGTCGATGCCCCGGATTCACCACATATCCTTCCGCCACTCGTAGAAGCTATGAGGGCTGACGCTAGCGCAGGTGTCGCACTAATTCGCAGCCAGGATGGCAGCTTGCAAAATCTCTGTGCTCTATGGCGAACCGATGCTTTGACGCACGCTTTCAAAGAACTTGGTAGCCCCCGCAACCAATCAGTACGGCGCCTGCTCGCCCATGCTGGTCGCATCATTGCGGTTCCCGGCACAGGTCAAGAGCGCGACTATGACACCCGCAAAGAAGCCGATGACTATGCATCTTCAGCCACAGTAAATCTCACACGCGCACAGTTTGGGTGA
- the modA gene encoding molybdate ABC transporter substrate-binding protein, which translates to MRTRVLPALAIVAVATALTACSDSADSAEAPAEKVELNLLAASSTRVFNEELEAQAAELDPSVSLLINNAGSSTLVQQLVDGAPGDVLITADKKNMTDAQDADVVNDPVQLASNVMVMVVPAGNPAGLESVEDITEDTTFVLCDPQVPCGTVSESIIEAKGLDVTADSLEHQVADVLGKVTSGEADAGWVYATDAAAAGDAVEVIEIEGAEEFTNSIFGAVVAESENPESAQQLLDLLADDFDSVWTDYDFTPED; encoded by the coding sequence ATGAGGACCCGAGTCCTTCCAGCTTTGGCCATCGTTGCAGTTGCGACTGCACTGACTGCCTGCTCAGATTCCGCAGATTCCGCGGAAGCACCAGCGGAAAAGGTCGAGCTCAACCTCCTGGCAGCATCTTCCACCCGAGTTTTCAATGAAGAACTCGAAGCGCAGGCCGCAGAGCTTGATCCATCAGTCTCCTTGCTCATCAACAACGCCGGATCATCAACTCTGGTGCAGCAGCTTGTCGATGGCGCGCCGGGCGATGTTCTGATCACTGCGGATAAAAAGAACATGACGGATGCGCAGGATGCCGACGTGGTCAATGATCCAGTGCAGCTGGCCTCTAATGTGATGGTCATGGTTGTTCCAGCAGGAAACCCAGCGGGTCTAGAATCCGTTGAGGACATCACGGAAGACACCACCTTCGTGCTGTGTGACCCACAGGTTCCTTGTGGCACCGTATCTGAGTCCATCATTGAAGCTAAGGGCCTGGATGTCACCGCTGATTCCCTGGAGCACCAGGTAGCAGACGTGCTGGGCAAGGTCACCTCTGGTGAAGCTGACGCCGGCTGGGTATATGCCACCGATGCTGCCGCTGCCGGAGATGCAGTAGAGGTCATCGAAATCGAAGGCGCTGAAGAATTTACCAACAGCATCTTCGGCGCAGTGGTTGCTGAGTCTGAAAATCCGGAGTCCGCACAACAGCTGCTGGATCTGCTGGCTGATGACTTTGATTCGGTCTGGACCGACTACGATTTTACCCCAGAAGACTAA
- a CDS encoding ATP-binding cassette domain-containing protein, whose protein sequence is MNSSPANTAASGTAMASQLKTVTHKVPVLFVAIGIIAIAYIAFPVIALALRVPWGDFSEIASVPETIELLKTTLSAAALSTIIATVLGIGLALWLSQLRRGASAVRLLVYLPLAMPPVVSGLALTAFVGRRGLLAPVLDFFGWQLAFAFPGVVAAHVFVTLPFVVVAVDSALRQIDSEITASARGVGIGQWMILGRITLPTIAPAILTGLGLAFARSLGEFGTTVTFAGSMPGVTRTLPLGIYLEREISAENAYALSAILIGIAVLSLIVAGLPMLFSRQATQKAQVLGFMDVEKLRELTKPDVTGPDIKVTSNGQTTHFPSGETTTVIGMNGSGKTTLMSLIAGRLTSANFTLHDNPKVVLLTQNPGLPKNASVNQAITMVTRSSARTAELLAAAGLSALSDVRVSTLSGGQAAQVALVRALAARPQALILDEPLAAIDVSSAARWRRFLHATATDRTTLLVTHNALDVAGLSHNIAVMEAGRVVAFGPTNEILSVPPTSFVADIAGLNRLTGTIQSIDADGQTVINSHNQDIHGVLEIRTSPPESVLSEVSPSKGEKATVVFSPYDVQLHLEPLGKTPGATTIRGTVHSVTADSLSQLSVSVRVGSELITVPVDASHALNASINSVDEVDCTIDISKVRVYQH, encoded by the coding sequence ATGAATTCCTCCCCTGCTAACACCGCAGCGAGTGGCACTGCCATGGCTTCGCAGCTCAAGACAGTCACGCATAAAGTACCGGTGCTATTTGTAGCAATCGGCATCATTGCGATTGCCTACATTGCTTTTCCGGTCATCGCGCTCGCGCTGCGTGTGCCTTGGGGAGATTTCTCTGAGATAGCCTCCGTGCCAGAGACAATAGAGCTGCTCAAGACCACATTGTCAGCAGCAGCACTGTCCACCATCATTGCCACGGTGTTGGGCATTGGCTTGGCGCTGTGGTTATCACAACTGCGTCGCGGGGCATCTGCCGTCCGGCTTTTAGTGTATTTGCCGCTGGCCATGCCGCCGGTGGTATCTGGCCTGGCACTGACCGCGTTTGTGGGCCGCCGCGGTTTGCTTGCCCCCGTGCTTGATTTCTTCGGTTGGCAATTAGCCTTCGCCTTTCCCGGCGTTGTGGCAGCCCACGTGTTTGTCACACTCCCCTTCGTTGTGGTGGCGGTTGATTCCGCGCTGCGGCAGATAGATTCTGAGATCACCGCCTCCGCGCGCGGTGTCGGCATTGGCCAATGGATGATTCTAGGCCGCATCACGCTGCCCACTATCGCCCCGGCAATCTTGACGGGCTTGGGACTAGCTTTTGCGCGCTCCCTCGGCGAATTTGGCACCACCGTCACCTTTGCTGGTTCCATGCCTGGTGTTACCCGCACCCTGCCGCTGGGAATCTATCTTGAGCGTGAGATCAGTGCGGAAAATGCCTACGCGTTATCTGCCATCCTGATCGGCATTGCGGTGCTCAGCCTCATCGTGGCTGGCCTGCCCATGCTATTTTCGCGCCAGGCAACACAAAAGGCGCAGGTTCTCGGGTTCATGGATGTGGAAAAACTCAGAGAGCTCACAAAGCCGGACGTGACAGGTCCTGACATTAAAGTGACCTCCAACGGGCAAACCACACACTTTCCATCCGGTGAGACCACCACCGTGATTGGCATGAATGGCTCCGGCAAGACCACCCTGATGAGCCTGATTGCTGGGCGTTTAACCTCCGCCAATTTCACCTTGCACGATAATCCGAAGGTAGTCCTGCTCACGCAGAACCCCGGTCTGCCCAAGAACGCGAGCGTCAACCAGGCCATCACCATGGTAACTAGGAGTTCAGCACGGACAGCAGAGCTTCTTGCTGCTGCCGGACTCTCGGCGCTGAGTGATGTTCGTGTCTCTACGCTTTCTGGTGGTCAGGCTGCGCAAGTCGCGCTCGTGCGCGCACTCGCAGCGCGCCCGCAAGCACTCATTTTGGACGAGCCACTCGCCGCGATTGATGTGTCTTCTGCTGCTCGCTGGCGCCGTTTCCTACACGCAACTGCCACTGACCGCACCACCCTGTTGGTCACGCATAATGCGTTGGATGTTGCCGGGCTGTCTCACAACATCGCCGTAATGGAAGCAGGACGCGTCGTGGCATTTGGCCCCACGAATGAGATTCTCAGCGTTCCGCCCACCTCTTTCGTAGCAGACATTGCCGGGCTAAACCGCTTGACTGGCACCATCCAGTCGATCGACGCAGACGGCCAGACCGTCATCAATTCCCACAACCAGGACATCCATGGCGTACTAGAGATTCGAACCAGCCCACCGGAATCCGTTCTATCAGAAGTGTCTCCATCGAAGGGTGAAAAAGCCACTGTGGTCTTCTCCCCTTATGACGTGCAGCTGCACTTAGAACCTTTGGGCAAGACCCCCGGCGCCACTACTATTCGCGGCACGGTGCACTCTGTCACCGCTGACAGCTTGTCCCAGTTAAGCGTGAGCGTGCGAGTGGGCAGTGAACTCATCACCGTACCGGTGGACGCCTCACACGCACTTAATGCCTCAATCAACTCCGTCGATGAAGTTGATTGCACCATCGACATTTCTAAAGTTCGCGTCTACCAGCACTAG
- a CDS encoding homoserine dehydrogenase: MSSNVQDLNRTGKGEGQPVGIALLGFGTVGAEVFRLLTDYANDYTQRIGGPVEVRGIAVSDLAKKRPGVPDELITDDARGLIARDDVDLVVEVIGGIDYPRELVLAALNAGKSVVTANKALVAAHADELAAAADAAGVDLYFEAAVAAAIPVVGMLRRSLAGDHVQRISGIVNGTTNFILDAMETTGATYDDALAEATRLGYAEADPTADVEGHDAASKAAIMASLGFYTRVNFEDVYCEGISNVTSEDIAAANQAGYTIKLLAICERVTREDGTEAVNARVHPTLVPKEHPLATVSESYNAIFVEAEAAGSLMFYGNGAGGYPTASAVVGDIVGASRNIVHGGRAPEDNTYANLPIADAGEALTCYHIDMQVDERTGVLAAISSEFAANGVSLRTVRQEGSEDDARLIVVTHTAREAVLRNIVETLTNLDVVKEVKSVLRLDS, from the coding sequence ATGTCTTCGAACGTCCAAGATCTCAACCGCACCGGCAAGGGTGAAGGTCAGCCAGTAGGGATTGCGCTTTTGGGCTTCGGCACCGTTGGCGCAGAAGTCTTTCGTCTTCTGACCGACTATGCGAATGACTACACGCAGCGCATTGGCGGCCCAGTTGAGGTTCGCGGTATTGCGGTCTCTGACCTGGCTAAGAAGCGTCCGGGTGTGCCGGATGAGCTGATCACTGATGATGCTCGTGGGCTGATTGCTCGCGATGACGTCGACTTGGTGGTTGAGGTTATCGGCGGTATTGATTACCCACGCGAACTGGTGTTGGCAGCGCTTAACGCGGGCAAGTCCGTAGTAACCGCAAACAAGGCCCTCGTGGCAGCGCACGCTGATGAGCTTGCCGCGGCTGCCGATGCCGCTGGTGTTGACCTCTACTTTGAGGCTGCAGTTGCCGCAGCAATCCCAGTTGTCGGCATGCTGCGCCGCTCCCTGGCAGGTGACCATGTGCAGCGCATCTCCGGCATTGTCAACGGCACCACCAACTTCATCTTGGATGCCATGGAAACCACCGGTGCCACCTATGATGATGCACTGGCTGAGGCAACCCGCCTGGGATACGCCGAAGCAGATCCAACCGCTGACGTTGAAGGTCATGATGCTGCGTCTAAGGCAGCAATTATGGCATCGCTTGGTTTTTACACCCGCGTGAACTTTGAAGACGTGTACTGCGAAGGCATCTCAAATGTCACCTCCGAAGATATCGCCGCAGCTAACCAAGCTGGCTACACCATCAAGCTTCTTGCTATCTGTGAGCGCGTGACCCGTGAAGATGGTACCGAGGCAGTTAATGCTCGAGTTCACCCAACTTTGGTACCGAAGGAACACCCATTGGCTACTGTTTCTGAGTCATACAATGCAATCTTTGTCGAAGCAGAAGCAGCCGGTTCTTTGATGTTCTACGGTAACGGCGCTGGTGGCTACCCAACCGCATCTGCTGTTGTTGGTGACATTGTTGGCGCAAGCCGCAACATTGTTCACGGTGGTCGTGCGCCAGAGGACAACACCTACGCTAATCTGCCAATTGCTGATGCTGGTGAGGCATTGACCTGCTACCACATTGATATGCAGGTGGATGAGCGCACCGGAGTTTTGGCAGCCATCTCTTCTGAGTTCGCAGCCAACGGCGTTTCCTTGCGCACCGTCCGTCAGGAAGGCTCCGAAGACGACGCACGCTTGATCGTGGTTACCCACACCGCGCGTGAGGCAGTTCTGCGCAACATCGTGGAGACCCTGACTAACCTCGATGTGGTTAAGGAAGTAAAGTCTGTCCTCCGTCTTGATAGCTAG
- the thrB gene encoding homoserine kinase, with the protein MSTELEVGTKVVVSVPGSSANLGPGYDTLGMAVSIYDTVEVEIIPSGLKVEIFGEGEEDLPRDGSHLVVKAIRSGLKAADVEAPGLRIVSTNNIPQSRGLGSSASAAVAGVVAANALAGFPLDDAQIVQLSSAFEGHPDNAAASVLGQAVVSWTTIPVDGRSQPQYKAAQIKVHKDIRATALVPNFHASTQAVRRVLPSHVTHGDAAFNVSRTAVQVAALQSYPELLWEGTRDRLHQPYRSDVLPVTAEWVNRLRNRGYAAYLSGAGPTVMVLHTEPIDEEILEDARSQELRVIELEVAGPVTVEVTQA; encoded by the coding sequence ATGAGTACTGAATTAGAAGTTGGCACCAAGGTTGTAGTCTCTGTTCCCGGTTCTTCCGCGAACTTAGGCCCAGGCTATGACACGTTGGGCATGGCAGTGTCCATTTATGACACCGTCGAAGTTGAAATCATCCCATCCGGTTTGAAGGTGGAGATCTTCGGCGAAGGCGAAGAGGACCTTCCGCGTGATGGTTCGCACCTGGTGGTCAAGGCCATTCGCTCTGGCTTGAAGGCTGCCGATGTTGAGGCGCCTGGCCTGCGCATTGTTTCGACCAACAACATTCCGCAGTCTCGCGGCTTGGGTTCTTCGGCTTCGGCTGCAGTGGCCGGTGTGGTTGCGGCCAATGCGTTGGCGGGTTTCCCTTTGGATGATGCGCAGATTGTGCAGCTGTCCTCGGCGTTTGAGGGCCACCCTGATAATGCTGCAGCTTCCGTACTAGGCCAGGCTGTGGTGTCGTGGACGACCATCCCGGTGGATGGCCGTTCCCAACCGCAGTACAAGGCAGCACAGATCAAGGTGCACAAGGACATTCGCGCCACCGCGCTGGTTCCTAACTTCCACGCCTCCACGCAGGCGGTGCGCCGAGTGCTTCCTTCACACGTCACGCACGGCGACGCAGCATTCAACGTCTCCCGAACCGCGGTTCAGGTTGCAGCGCTGCAAAGCTACCCAGAGCTGCTGTGGGAGGGCACGCGTGACCGCTTGCACCAGCCTTACCGTTCAGATGTTTTGCCGGTTACTGCAGAGTGGGTTAATCGTCTACGCAACCGTGGCTACGCCGCCTACCTGTCAGGTGCTGGCCCAACCGTGATGGTGTTGCACACCGAACCTATCGATGAAGAAATACTCGAGGACGCACGCTCCCAGGAACTGCGCGTTATCGAACTCGAAGTCGCAGGTCCTGTCACCGTCGAGGTCACCCAGGCTTAA